In Arachis hypogaea cultivar Tifrunner chromosome 17, arahy.Tifrunner.gnm2.J5K5, whole genome shotgun sequence, a single window of DNA contains:
- the LOC140180721 gene encoding zinc finger BED domain-containing protein DAYSLEEPER-like, translated as MMIFIAVVLDPRYKLQLIKWSFEKLYEKEDAEFLTSKVKETLFKVFDSYRLFDGNYQRSTRQDLPEISTQELEAHETSFAMEFEKEMQFNESVNKNEVELYLMEALEKSGVQFDILNWWKVNSTKYPILGQIARDVLAMPVSIVASELAFSTRERELNNYRSSLTPMTAEALICIQNWLRNSPKLVLEELIEELEKLELEVAPTHDPNEEDSGIESD; from the exons ATGATGATTTTCATTGCAGTTGTTCTTGATCCTAGGTATAAGCTTCAATTGATTAAGTGGAGTTTTGAAAAGTTGTATGAAAAAGAAGATGCTGAATTCTTAACTTCAAAAGTGAAGGAGACGCTTTTCAAGGTGTTTGATAGCTATAGGCTGTTTGATGGTAACTATCAAAGATCTACTCGGCAAGATCTTCCTGAAATTAGCACACAAGAGCTTGAGGCACATGAAACTTCTTTTGCTATGGAATTTGAAAAGGAAATGCAATTCAATGAGAGTGTTAACAAGAATGAGGTGGAGTTATATCTTATGGAGGCATTAGAGAAGAGTGGTGTGCAATTCGACATTCTAAATTGGTGGAAAGTGAATTCCACTAAATATCCAATTCTTGGGCAGATTGCAAGAGACGTCTTAGCCATGCCAGTTTCCATAGTTGCTTCAGAATTGGCATTTAGTACTAGAGAAAGGGAGttgaataattataggagttctcTAACTCCGATGACAGCTGAAGCGTTAATTTGTATACAAAATTGGCTCCGAAACTCTCCAAAACTTGTCCTTGAGGAACTCATCGAGGAATTGGAGAAGTTGGAATTAG aaGTTGCACCTACACATGATCCCAATGAAGAAGATTCTGGTATTGAGTCTGATTGA